Proteins encoded in a region of the Phycisphaerae bacterium genome:
- a CDS encoding ABC transporter ATP-binding protein, with translation MTANNGQFAIETFSLTKIFADWWGRSRVVAVDNLNIKIRNNQVFGLLGPNGSGKTTILKMLLGLLHPTKGRAVMLGGDSRDPKISAQIGFLPEESYLYSYLNARETLDFYGRLFGLNSRVRKSRIDALLDMVGLAGMANRPIGTFSKGMARRIGLAQALINDPKLLILDEPTSGLDPIGTRQIKDLIVELAKRGKTVLLSSHLLADAEEVCDRVAILYGGLIQKEGSVEELLARKDKTQITTNILTDRAVEQIRRIVEKDGGDFEIKPPMQKLESFFIDIVRQAQQQKRPTSGAVNRLEVSDAERAAAISDVLDKLVSAKIEPQKKIEMAEVETLKITPDYDALSKLTQESGQMTEPVVQDRKNEPAQITQPSQQDGIKKDILDELTKPKGFTEPQNNRRKKTEEKNNG, from the coding sequence TTGACTGCGAATAACGGACAATTTGCGATAGAGACGTTTTCACTGACCAAAATCTTCGCCGACTGGTGGGGACGAAGCAGAGTTGTGGCGGTTGATAATCTCAATATCAAAATCAGGAACAATCAGGTGTTTGGGCTTTTAGGGCCTAACGGGTCGGGTAAAACGACGATTCTGAAAATGCTGCTCGGACTGCTGCATCCTACAAAAGGAAGAGCGGTTATGCTGGGCGGGGACAGCAGGGACCCTAAAATAAGCGCTCAAATCGGATTTCTGCCGGAAGAGTCATATTTGTATTCATATCTAAACGCCAGAGAAACGCTGGATTTTTACGGCAGACTGTTTGGCTTAAACAGCAGAGTCAGAAAATCGCGAATCGACGCGCTGCTCGATATGGTTGGATTGGCCGGAATGGCAAACAGACCTATCGGAACTTTTTCAAAAGGTATGGCGAGGAGAATAGGACTTGCCCAGGCGCTTATAAATGACCCCAAACTTCTTATTCTCGATGAGCCGACAAGCGGACTGGACCCTATCGGAACAAGGCAAATTAAGGACCTTATTGTCGAACTTGCAAAACGCGGCAAAACAGTCCTGCTGAGCAGCCATCTGCTGGCCGATGCCGAGGAAGTCTGCGACCGTGTCGCCATACTTTACGGAGGACTTATACAAAAAGAAGGAAGCGTAGAAGAACTGCTTGCAAGAAAAGACAAAACACAGATTACTACAAATATTCTGACCGACAGGGCGGTAGAGCAGATAAGACGGATTGTCGAAAAAGACGGCGGCGACTTCGAGATAAAACCGCCGATGCAGAAACTTGAATCGTTTTTCATAGATATAGTCAGGCAGGCGCAGCAGCAGAAAAGACCTACAAGCGGAGCGGTAAACCGTCTGGAGGTCTCCGATGCCGAAAGGGCCGCTGCTATATCGGATGTGCTCGATAAGCTTGTTTCGGCGAAAATAGAGCCACAGAAAAAGATAGAAATGGCTGAAGTTGAAACGTTAAAAATTACTCCTGATTACGATGCTTTAAGCAAATTGACGCAGGAATCCGGACAGATGACCGAACCTGTTGTACAGGACAGGAAAAATGAACCTGCACAAATCACACAACCATCGCAGCAGGACGGTATAAAAAAAGATATCCTCGATGAGCTTACAAAACCGAAGGGGTTTACAGAACCACAGAATAACAGGCGTAAAAAAACAGAGGAGAAGAACAATGGGTAG
- a CDS encoding UvrD-helicase domain-containing protein, protein MSRQQEAVENLTGAQKQAVFHKDGPLLIIAGPGSGKTRVITHRIAALVKQGVLPFNICAVTFTNKAADEMRQRVLAMDVPQGVNLSTFHSLCVRILRKFNEAARIAPAFSIFAASEQKSCMREAIKSAQLDSKNFPPAAMLETVSRLKNNLEDVGTFEAKSSGDYFSQCVLKIYRTYQKILEKNSALDFDDLLLKTAFLLRDFPDIRKQLNERFKYLMVDEYQDTNHAQYQIARGLSAEHGNICVTGDPDQSIYGWRGADIGNILAFEHDWPDATIVRLEENFRSMPEILAVADRLILANKSRKQKKLLPIKKAGGEIAARCLEDEQAEAEFIAQYTKQLLNAGTEANQIAVFYRVNSMSRAIEEAFVVNRIPYQIIRGVEFYSRKEIRDILAYLRLIVNPSDDQALVRIINAPVRGIGQTTVSRLAEYAALQSTNIYHVVKDCDKVNLLSAAVKIKLKAFAEMIENFKKNMDQPSAVVIENVFRASGLYESLKAEVAEESYSKASPLDNVFELINSARRFDEQQGGSLVDFLQHIALFSDTDTYDGKSGKVSLMTLHCAKGLEFENVIIAGLEQGLLPHERSADTPSQLEEERRLFFVGITRAKRRLCVTLCRYRTIHGQLTRTIISPFLFEAGLELQEYGDRTDDLDYDDDDQQDSYQEPVSQVAGKKKTDNAFAAGQLVSHKKFGMGRVKEFHDLGTESIVVVQFKSGQVKPLMLKYANLSIIGQSQEH, encoded by the coding sequence ATGAGCCGACAGCAGGAAGCTGTGGAAAATCTTACAGGGGCGCAGAAACAGGCCGTCTTCCATAAGGATGGGCCTTTGCTGATTATAGCAGGGCCGGGAAGCGGAAAAACTCGCGTAATTACACACCGGATTGCAGCGCTGGTTAAACAGGGCGTTTTGCCTTTTAATATCTGCGCAGTAACCTTTACCAATAAAGCAGCCGACGAAATGCGTCAGAGAGTTCTGGCGATGGATGTTCCGCAGGGGGTGAATTTAAGCACTTTTCATTCGCTTTGTGTCAGAATTCTGCGAAAGTTCAATGAAGCCGCGCGTATTGCTCCGGCATTCAGTATCTTCGCTGCTTCTGAACAGAAAAGCTGTATGAGAGAAGCGATTAAATCGGCCCAGCTTGATTCGAAAAATTTTCCGCCTGCCGCTATGCTCGAAACAGTATCGCGGCTGAAAAATAACCTTGAAGACGTAGGAACATTTGAGGCGAAAAGCAGCGGCGATTATTTTTCACAATGTGTGTTGAAAATTTACAGGACATACCAGAAGATTCTTGAAAAAAACAGTGCGCTTGATTTTGACGATTTGCTTCTGAAGACGGCATTTCTGCTTAGAGATTTTCCGGATATCAGAAAACAATTAAATGAACGATTCAAATATCTGATGGTTGATGAATATCAGGATACCAACCACGCCCAGTACCAGATTGCCAGGGGATTGTCCGCAGAACACGGTAATATTTGCGTGACCGGCGACCCGGACCAGTCGATATACGGCTGGCGGGGGGCGGATATAGGCAATATCCTTGCCTTTGAACATGATTGGCCGGATGCTACAATTGTAAGGCTGGAAGAAAACTTCAGAAGTATGCCGGAAATTCTTGCTGTTGCCGACAGACTTATCCTTGCCAATAAGAGCCGAAAGCAGAAAAAACTTCTGCCGATTAAAAAAGCCGGCGGTGAAATTGCCGCCCGCTGTCTTGAAGATGAACAGGCCGAAGCGGAATTTATAGCCCAATATACCAAACAACTCCTTAATGCCGGTACCGAAGCAAACCAGATAGCGGTGTTTTACCGGGTTAACTCGATGAGCAGAGCGATTGAAGAGGCGTTTGTGGTAAATCGGATTCCATACCAGATAATACGCGGCGTGGAATTCTACAGCCGAAAGGAAATCAGAGATATCCTGGCGTATCTGAGGCTGATTGTAAATCCGTCGGACGACCAGGCTCTTGTGCGGATAATCAATGCGCCTGTAAGGGGAATAGGACAAACGACAGTTTCGCGGCTTGCTGAATATGCGGCACTGCAAAGCACAAATATTTACCATGTCGTTAAAGACTGCGATAAAGTAAACTTACTCTCGGCCGCGGTAAAGATTAAACTTAAAGCTTTCGCGGAGATGATAGAGAATTTTAAAAAAAATATGGACCAGCCCTCTGCGGTTGTTATAGAAAATGTGTTCAGGGCAAGCGGGTTGTATGAATCTCTCAAAGCCGAAGTCGCGGAAGAATCTTACAGTAAGGCCTCGCCGCTTGATAATGTTTTTGAACTTATAAATTCCGCAAGACGATTCGACGAGCAGCAGGGCGGAAGCCTGGTTGATTTTCTGCAGCATATTGCGCTGTTCAGCGATACGGATACTTATGACGGCAAAAGCGGCAAGGTTTCGCTGATGACGCTGCATTGCGCAAAAGGCCTTGAGTTTGAAAATGTTATTATTGCCGGACTTGAGCAGGGACTTTTGCCGCACGAAAGAAGCGCAGATACTCCTTCGCAGCTCGAAGAGGAAAGAAGGCTGTTTTTCGTGGGTATTACGCGGGCAAAAAGACGGCTTTGTGTAACCCTGTGCAGGTATAGAACGATACACGGACAATTGACAAGAACAATTATATCGCCGTTTCTTTTTGAAGCCGGCCTTGAATTACAGGAATATGGTGACCGGACAGACGATTTGGATTATGATGATGACGACCAGCAGGATTCTTATCAGGAACCTGTTTCGCAGGTAGCCGGCAAAAAAAAGACAGATAATGCTTTTGCCGCCGGTCAGCTCGTTTCGCATAAAAAGTTTGGGATGGGCAGAGTAAAGGAATTTCATGATTTAGGAACAGAAAGCATTGTTGTCGTACAATTTAAAAGCGGTCAGGTAAAACCTTTAATGTTAAAATATGCTAATTTGAGTATTATTGGACAAAGCCAGGAGCATTGA
- a CDS encoding glucose-6-phosphate isomerase, protein METPQVKFYYKNVTAEVLGKEHGITKQQFDELVKKTEPLIEQLNAERKAGKTKYRDLPYKTDMVKDVKKIADGIKGCENFVVLGIGGSALGNIALQTALNPYLYNLDEKQRKGPRLFVLDNVDPQQIRSFLDWAGDRLDKTVFNVISKSGRTAETASQFLTICDLIEKRIGKDKLKEQIIATTDAKQGTLRNITEKFGFRNLEVPDGVGGRFSVLSAVGLLSAAICGIDIEHLLAGAAEMDKKVSLKDFYKNPAAVNAAINWHYYNRGKKISVMMPYSFALKDFADWYRQLWAESLGKAKDLTGKEAFVGPTPVKALGATDQHSQVQLYREGPNDKLFTFLAVKDFEKDVQIGKSPDIAPELAYLSGQKMSRLINSEKTGTEYALLASKRPCLTVAFDRICPYTVGQFIYLFETTTSIAGMLFGINTYDQPAVELGKDATLALMGSSDYAELAEKIKPFEKMDSSFII, encoded by the coding sequence ATGGAAACGCCACAGGTAAAATTTTATTACAAAAATGTTACAGCGGAAGTTCTTGGGAAAGAGCACGGCATAACGAAACAGCAGTTCGATGAGCTTGTTAAAAAGACTGAACCGTTGATTGAACAGCTTAATGCCGAAAGGAAAGCCGGAAAAACTAAATATCGTGATTTGCCTTATAAGACCGATATGGTTAAAGATGTAAAAAAGATCGCCGATGGAATCAAAGGATGTGAAAATTTCGTAGTCCTCGGCATAGGCGGCTCTGCCCTCGGTAATATCGCCCTGCAGACAGCGTTAAATCCTTATTTATATAATCTCGATGAAAAACAGCGAAAAGGTCCCCGGCTATTCGTGCTTGATAATGTTGACCCGCAGCAGATACGTTCGTTCCTCGATTGGGCCGGAGACAGGCTGGATAAAACTGTATTTAACGTTATAAGCAAATCGGGCAGAACAGCGGAGACGGCTTCACAATTTTTAACTATCTGCGATTTGATTGAAAAAAGAATCGGCAAAGACAAGCTGAAAGAGCAGATTATTGCTACGACAGACGCCAAACAGGGAACGCTTCGCAATATTACCGAAAAATTCGGATTCAGAAATCTTGAAGTGCCGGATGGCGTCGGGGGCAGATTCAGTGTTCTCAGTGCTGTGGGACTTTTAAGCGCCGCCATATGCGGTATCGATATCGAACATCTCCTTGCCGGCGCTGCGGAAATGGATAAAAAAGTCAGCCTGAAGGATTTTTATAAAAATCCGGCCGCTGTCAACGCCGCGATAAACTGGCATTATTATAACAGGGGCAAGAAAATATCCGTAATGATGCCATACAGTTTTGCGTTAAAGGATTTCGCCGATTGGTACAGACAGTTGTGGGCGGAAAGTCTCGGCAAAGCCAAAGACCTTACCGGCAAAGAAGCCTTTGTCGGGCCCACACCCGTTAAAGCACTCGGAGCGACCGACCAGCACAGCCAGGTACAGCTTTACCGTGAAGGGCCGAATGACAAACTGTTTACATTCCTTGCCGTGAAGGACTTTGAAAAAGATGTCCAAATCGGCAAATCGCCCGATATCGCACCGGAACTGGCGTATCTTTCAGGGCAGAAAATGAGCAGGCTTATCAACAGCGAAAAAACAGGGACCGAATACGCACTCCTGGCGAGCAAAAGGCCCTGTCTGACGGTTGCGTTTGACAGGATTTGTCCTTATACTGTAGGGCAGTTTATTTATCTGTTTGAAACGACGACCTCGATAGCCGGAATGCTGTTTGGGATTAATACATATGACCAGCCTGCGGTTGAACTTGGCAAAGACGCCACGCTTGCATTAATGGGCAGCAGTGATTATGCTGAATTGGCGGAAAAAATAAAACCGTTCGAGAAAATGGACAGTAGTTTTATTATATAA
- a CDS encoding sugar phosphate nucleotidyltransferase: MRFAVIMAGGTGKRLWPLSREDRPKQVLKLIDGDTLLRRCYQRVNAMFDYRHIIVLTNKGYSDIVRDNLPEIPYDNVIAEPAVRDTAGAIGLAASVLAGFDPDATMAVVTADQVIKPTNVFHQALEDGMNFVEETPDALVTFGIQPSFPNTQLGYIKLGDGRKYSHCDNEIYKVEAFKEKPDLLTAKEYLSTGKYCWNSGLFVWKAKRVLELLFENIPQVKQPLQSIQANWGGPNQEETLAENFIKLPKISIDFAVMEKAPKVHAIRLNCQWLDMGSFSALADIIQSDKNGNIVVAEQTEFLNCKNNILVTEDKNHLIAAIGLENMVVVHSPDATLVCPIGETEKLKELLDILRQQKKEKYL, from the coding sequence ATGCGGTTTGCGGTAATAATGGCAGGTGGCACCGGTAAAAGACTATGGCCCCTGAGCAGGGAAGACAGGCCGAAACAAGTTCTCAAGCTTATTGACGGTGATACTCTTCTGCGAAGATGCTACCAGAGAGTGAACGCGATGTTCGACTATCGGCATATAATTGTGCTCACCAATAAAGGCTATTCGGACATTGTGCGCGATAATCTTCCTGAGATTCCGTATGATAACGTCATCGCTGAGCCTGCAGTACGGGATACCGCCGGGGCAATCGGGCTGGCCGCGTCTGTATTGGCAGGATTCGACCCTGACGCGACAATGGCGGTTGTTACCGCCGACCAGGTGATAAAGCCGACAAATGTATTTCATCAGGCACTGGAAGACGGTATGAATTTTGTCGAAGAAACTCCTGATGCTCTGGTGACCTTCGGCATTCAGCCTTCGTTTCCGAATACACAGCTTGGTTATATAAAACTTGGCGATGGGCGGAAATATTCGCATTGCGACAATGAGATTTATAAGGTTGAGGCCTTTAAGGAAAAGCCAGACCTGCTGACTGCAAAGGAATATCTTTCTACGGGCAAATACTGCTGGAATTCCGGACTTTTTGTCTGGAAGGCAAAAAGAGTACTTGAATTGCTTTTCGAAAATATTCCGCAGGTCAAACAGCCGCTCCAGAGCATACAGGCCAATTGGGGTGGGCCGAATCAGGAAGAGACGCTGGCGGAGAATTTTATAAAACTGCCGAAAATAAGCATTGATTTTGCCGTTATGGAAAAAGCTCCAAAGGTTCATGCAATCAGGCTTAATTGTCAATGGCTCGATATGGGGTCGTTTTCGGCTCTTGCTGATATCATACAGTCTGACAAAAACGGCAACATTGTTGTCGCCGAACAAACCGAATTTCTTAATTGTAAAAACAACATACTCGTTACTGAAGACAAAAATCACCTGATAGCTGCAATCGGGCTTGAGAATATGGTTGTTGTGCATAGCCCCGACGCGACACTGGTTTGTCCCATTGGTGAAACAGAAAAACTCAAGGAGCTTCTGGACATTCTCAGGCAGCAAAAAAAAGAGAAATATCTGTAA
- the ruvX gene encoding Holliday junction resolvase RuvX: protein MRFLCIDLGDKRTGLAICDGDEILASPLAVLEVQRNLPDEIVRIAEEQQVEALVFGLPINMDGSEGERAVHTKNFAEKIKNKTTLPMFFQDERLSSFTAGEKLSRTGLTHKKKKNRIDAIAAAEILKNFLEKRKQ, encoded by the coding sequence ATGCGGTTTCTCTGCATAGATCTCGGCGATAAAAGGACGGGACTTGCCATCTGCGACGGCGATGAAATTCTGGCAAGCCCTTTAGCCGTTTTAGAGGTACAAAGAAATTTGCCCGACGAGATTGTGAGAATTGCCGAAGAGCAACAGGTGGAGGCTCTGGTTTTTGGATTACCCATAAATATGGACGGCAGCGAAGGCGAAAGAGCGGTTCACACGAAAAACTTTGCCGAGAAAATCAAAAACAAAACAACTCTGCCGATGTTTTTTCAGGATGAAAGACTTTCAAGCTTCACCGCGGGCGAGAAACTCTCTCGAACAGGCCTTACGCACAAAAAGAAAAAGAACAGAATTGATGCGATAGCAGCCGCGGAAATACTGAAAAACTTTCTCGAAAAAAGAAAACAATAA
- a CDS encoding YebC/PmpR family DNA-binding transcriptional regulator: protein MSGHSHWAGIKHKKAANDAKRGKVWSKIARTIIVAAKSGGGDPSQNLALRYAIDKAKQANMPKDTIEKAVKKGAGEGDTIAFVTVLYEGYAHGGVAIMAEALTDNRNRTAPEIRKIFEHHGGSLGTTGCVNYLFSKKGLITVPTNSTDENNLMEIALSAGADDMQNTGEVYEITCDPSAYEGLKKALEEKQITLQVAEQSMVPQNSIPISDSESARKILSLMEELEDHDDIQNVYANFDIPDDIIAKLQ, encoded by the coding sequence ATGTCAGGTCATTCACACTGGGCTGGAATAAAACACAAAAAAGCGGCTAATGACGCCAAGCGCGGCAAAGTCTGGAGCAAAATAGCGCGTACTATTATAGTTGCGGCTAAAAGCGGTGGAGGCGACCCTTCACAAAATCTCGCTTTGAGATACGCAATCGATAAAGCCAAACAAGCCAATATGCCCAAAGACACCATCGAAAAGGCTGTTAAGAAAGGTGCCGGCGAAGGCGATACCATCGCATTCGTTACCGTGCTTTATGAAGGTTACGCTCACGGCGGCGTGGCGATAATGGCTGAGGCGCTGACAGACAATCGCAACAGAACAGCTCCTGAAATAAGAAAAATTTTCGAACATCACGGCGGTTCACTCGGCACAACAGGATGCGTAAACTATCTGTTCAGCAAAAAAGGTCTGATTACCGTTCCGACCAACTCAACTGATGAAAACAATCTGATGGAAATCGCTCTGTCAGCCGGCGCCGATGATATGCAAAATACAGGAGAGGTTTACGAAATAACATGCGACCCATCAGCTTATGAAGGCCTGAAAAAGGCCCTTGAGGAAAAACAGATTACGCTTCAGGTCGCTGAACAGTCGATGGTCCCGCAGAATTCTATCCCGATATCGGATTCTGAATCCGCCAGGAAGATACTTTCTCTTATGGAAGAACTGGAAGACCACGACGATATACAGAACGTATATGCCAATTTTGATATTCCTGATGACATTATCGCAAAGCTGCAATAA
- the hisG gene encoding ATP phosphoribosyltransferase, with protein sequence MSEQILKLGIPKGSLERATFDLFEKAGFSITGYERSYFPRINDEQIQLIMLRAQEMSRYVEDGVLDAGFTGHDWILENKSSVHEVCELFYSKATSNPAKWVLAVPNESKVKKSEDLDGGIIATELVGVTKEYFKKRKINVKVEFSWGATEVKARLVNAIVELTETGSSLKANNLRVIDTLLTSTTRFIANKNAWKDKFKHEKIENISILLNAAIDAKTTVGLKMNVNKNRLSDIIKILPAEKSPTISSLANSDFVAVEVVVDTAVERVIVPKLKRAGASGIITYPLNKVIH encoded by the coding sequence ATGTCAGAACAGATTCTTAAACTCGGTATTCCAAAGGGCAGCCTCGAAAGGGCCACTTTCGACCTTTTCGAAAAGGCAGGTTTTAGTATAACAGGCTACGAAAGAAGCTATTTCCCGCGAATCAACGACGAGCAGATTCAGCTTATAATGCTGCGGGCGCAGGAGATGAGCAGATACGTCGAAGACGGCGTGCTTGACGCGGGTTTCACCGGCCACGACTGGATACTCGAAAACAAATCATCTGTTCACGAAGTGTGTGAACTATTTTACAGCAAAGCAACATCGAATCCGGCAAAATGGGTTCTCGCTGTGCCGAACGAATCGAAAGTCAAAAAGTCCGAGGACCTCGACGGCGGCATTATCGCAACAGAACTGGTCGGAGTAACAAAAGAATACTTCAAGAAAAGAAAAATCAACGTAAAGGTGGAATTCAGCTGGGGCGCAACTGAAGTAAAAGCCCGGCTGGTTAATGCGATAGTCGAACTCACCGAAACCGGGTCAAGCCTTAAGGCGAATAACCTGAGAGTCATCGACACCCTGCTCACATCCACCACAAGATTTATCGCTAATAAAAACGCATGGAAAGATAAATTCAAACACGAAAAAATTGAAAATATTTCCATTTTGTTAAACGCCGCAATCGACGCAAAGACAACCGTTGGTTTGAAAATGAACGTCAATAAAAATCGCCTGAGCGATATAATAAAGATTCTGCCTGCTGAAAAAAGCCCTACAATTTCGTCACTTGCCAACAGTGATTTTGTGGCGGTTGAGGTAGTCGTAGATACAGCGGTGGAACGAGTCATTGTGCCGAAACTCAAACGGGCAGGTGCTTCAGGAATTATTACCTATCCGCTGAATAAAGTTATACATTAA
- the rbfA gene encoding 30S ribosome-binding factor RbfA — MPSRRQEKMSRVLKEAISDIINNHMQDPRIEGLISVTEVTTEPDLKRAEVFLSIMAENEAKQRRAFTAIEHAAGHIQTLLGSYVKSKFCPHLYFHHDDRLKKTLETLRLIDEVSKEFKSDSE; from the coding sequence ATGCCCAGTCGAAGACAAGAAAAAATGTCGCGTGTTCTAAAAGAAGCAATCAGTGATATAATAAATAATCACATGCAGGATCCGCGAATAGAAGGGCTTATCAGCGTAACTGAGGTAACCACAGAGCCTGACCTCAAAAGAGCGGAGGTTTTTTTGAGCATTATGGCGGAAAATGAGGCAAAACAGCGACGGGCCTTTACGGCTATCGAGCATGCCGCAGGGCATATACAGACCCTTTTAGGCAGTTATGTAAAGTCAAAGTTTTGTCCTCACCTGTACTTTCACCATGACGACAGGCTGAAAAAGACACTGGAAACACTGAGGCTTATCGATGAAGTCTCAAAGGAATTTAAATCTGATAGCGAATAG